A single window of Flavobacterium sp. 140616W15 DNA harbors:
- a CDS encoding outer membrane beta-barrel family protein codes for MKANIFLLLTLALLLVSKTTAQTKSVTISGIIKDKNLKTSIPYVNIVLKSSKNQAFVAGVVSNEEGRFTFSNINSGNYILEISFVGYKTKTQALFVGTLSDYLDLSTLELDEDINTLKEVIITASKTDEVNAKMDKKVFSVADNITQSGGSVLQSMQSLPGVTVQDGKVQLRGNDKVMVFIDGKQTALTGFGNQSGLDNIPASAIEKIEIINNPSAKFDANGNAGIINIVYKKNKQEGFNGKVGIASGYGALWQRKSNLPTIRPQYEVTPKINPSLSLNYRKNKINTYLQADYLYTETLNKNEFVTRTYDDGTVVNQQTKRNRDTHFTTIKTGIDWNYNEQNTFALSGMFGSEKIIDNGDQPFFNHDYSQRLRLWQFLEDELKTTVMLSASYQHKFKEAGHKLNAGINYTYHREDEKYFFDNIMPTFTGKDSFKLLSDEKVIDINIDYIQPLKYGRFETGLKFRNREIPTNMQFYPGINSPLDPNAGGWATYKEIIPALYGNYIFENNKIEAEIGLRLEYVKLQYDVNPNHSTYKSDGYDYTQPFPSVRFGYKINDNNKLTAFYNRRVDRPSEVDIRIFPKYDDAEIIKVGNPALKPQFTTAFELGYKATIGKGYLFTSLYHRFVNGTISRIATTAPNSNLIYAVFQNAGKSSSTGIEIVYSKEVNSWYSFNLNGNAYQNKIDAFTVTNLYPVPTIYFAEKQKIISGNAKWNNTFQFNKTVSGQLSAVYLAPDVIPQGKINSRFSIDLGAKKSVQKGKGEVFINATDILNTLVIKKDIQGNGFSYNSRDYYETQVVRFGYSYKF; via the coding sequence ATGAAAGCAAACATATTTTTGTTGCTTACTTTGGCTTTATTACTAGTTTCAAAGACAACAGCACAAACCAAATCGGTCACTATTTCGGGAATCATAAAGGACAAGAACTTAAAAACATCAATTCCTTATGTCAATATTGTTTTAAAATCATCCAAGAATCAAGCATTTGTTGCTGGAGTAGTTAGCAACGAAGAGGGGCGTTTTACATTTTCAAACATCAACTCTGGAAATTATATACTGGAGATTAGCTTCGTAGGATATAAAACCAAAACACAAGCACTGTTTGTTGGAACTTTATCAGACTATTTGGATTTATCAACCCTAGAACTAGACGAAGATATTAATACGCTAAAAGAAGTAATAATAACGGCATCCAAAACAGATGAAGTAAATGCCAAAATGGATAAAAAAGTCTTTTCTGTAGCCGATAATATTACTCAAAGTGGTGGCTCGGTTTTACAATCTATGCAAAGTCTTCCGGGTGTTACGGTTCAAGACGGAAAAGTACAGTTGAGAGGCAATGACAAAGTAATGGTTTTTATTGATGGGAAACAAACGGCATTAACTGGTTTCGGTAATCAATCGGGTTTGGATAATATTCCTGCTTCGGCTATTGAGAAAATAGAAATTATCAATAATCCTTCGGCTAAATTTGACGCCAATGGGAATGCAGGTATTATCAATATTGTTTACAAAAAAAATAAACAAGAAGGCTTTAACGGAAAAGTAGGTATTGCATCCGGATATGGTGCTTTATGGCAACGTAAATCCAATTTACCTACTATAAGACCTCAATATGAAGTTACTCCTAAAATAAATCCTTCGCTTTCGTTAAATTACCGAAAGAACAAAATAAACACCTATTTACAAGCTGATTATTTATATACCGAAACGCTTAATAAAAATGAATTTGTTACCCGAACGTATGATGATGGTACTGTTGTAAACCAGCAAACAAAAAGAAACCGGGATACTCATTTTACAACGATAAAAACGGGGATTGATTGGAATTATAATGAGCAAAATACATTTGCATTATCTGGTATGTTTGGAAGCGAAAAGATTATCGATAATGGAGATCAACCGTTCTTTAATCATGATTATTCTCAACGCTTGCGCTTATGGCAATTTCTTGAAGATGAATTAAAAACAACTGTAATGCTATCAGCTTCTTACCAACATAAATTTAAAGAAGCGGGGCACAAACTAAATGCTGGAATTAATTATACCTATCATAGAGAAGATGAAAAATATTTCTTTGACAATATTATGCCAACTTTTACTGGGAAAGATTCTTTTAAATTACTTTCTGATGAAAAAGTGATCGATATCAATATTGATTATATTCAACCTTTAAAGTACGGACGTTTTGAAACTGGTTTAAAATTCAGAAATAGAGAAATTCCAACAAACATGCAGTTTTACCCTGGTATAAATTCTCCGCTAGATCCTAATGCTGGTGGCTGGGCGACTTACAAAGAGATTATTCCTGCATTGTATGGTAACTATATATTCGAGAATAATAAAATCGAAGCCGAAATTGGTCTTCGCTTGGAATATGTAAAATTACAGTATGATGTAAATCCTAATCATTCTACTTACAAAAGCGATGGTTACGATTATACACAGCCCTTCCCTAGTGTTCGATTTGGATATAAAATTAATGACAATAATAAGTTGACTGCTTTTTATAACCGTAGAGTCGACAGACCAAGTGAAGTAGATATTCGAATTTTTCCTAAATACGATGATGCCGAAATTATAAAAGTTGGTAACCCTGCACTTAAACCGCAATTCACCACTGCATTTGAGCTTGGTTATAAAGCAACTATTGGCAAAGGTTATTTATTTACATCGCTATACCATCGTTTTGTAAATGGTACAATTAGCCGTATTGCAACAACAGCTCCAAACAGTAATCTTATTTATGCTGTTTTTCAAAATGCAGGTAAAAGTTCTTCTACAGGTATAGAAATAGTATATTCTAAAGAAGTTAATTCGTGGTACTCTTTTAACTTAAATGGAAATGCCTATCAAAATAAAATAGATGCATTTACTGTAACAAATTTATATCCTGTTCCAACAATCTACTTTGCCGAAAAGCAAAAGATTATTTCTGGAAATGCTAAATGGAACAATACTTTTCAATTTAATAAAACGGTTAGCGGTCAATTATCAGCAGTATATCTCGCTCCTGATGTCATTCCGCAGGGAAAGATAAACTCTCGATTCTCAATAGATTTGGGAGCTAAAAAATCAGTTCAAAAAGGGAAAGGCGAAGTATTTATTAATGCAACTGATATCCTAAACACACTTGTAATTAAGAAAGATATACAAGGTAATGGATTTAGCTACAACAGTAGAGATTACTACGAAACACAAGTTGTTCGATTTGGATACAGTTATAAGTTTTAA
- a CDS encoding diacylglycerol kinase family protein has product MTYIHFIVNPISGNGKHNISASFIQNYFPNNQFKTVVDYTKHKKHAIELTKAAVANTPDYIVACGGDGTINEVASCLIGTSIKLGIIPVGSGNGLASNLNIPRKFEKAVEIIRKGAVSTIDVGKINDHYFFSNTGIGIDALIIKKYEQSGNRTLIAYVKASLASSLEFKTRNTLLSFNDKKINAKPFLLFISNSNEMGYNMSLTPKASLNDGWLDLIIVPKLSFIKKMALGYHVLRNSVEKFKKAEHALIQNLDIEVPDVTQLDAQIDGESHVLNTNKINISIIKNGLTVITD; this is encoded by the coding sequence ATGACATATATCCATTTTATAGTAAACCCAATCTCGGGCAATGGAAAACATAACATATCTGCATCATTCATTCAGAATTATTTCCCAAATAATCAATTTAAAACAGTTGTTGATTATACAAAACATAAAAAACACGCCATCGAATTAACCAAGGCGGCTGTAGCCAATACTCCTGATTATATTGTAGCCTGTGGTGGTGATGGTACGATAAACGAAGTTGCTTCTTGCCTTATTGGTACTTCTATAAAACTAGGAATTATCCCCGTTGGCTCTGGAAATGGTTTAGCTTCGAATTTAAATATCCCAAGAAAATTTGAAAAAGCGGTCGAAATAATCCGAAAAGGAGCTGTTTCTACTATAGATGTGGGTAAAATAAATGACCATTATTTCTTTAGCAATACTGGAATTGGGATCGATGCTTTAATCATAAAGAAATACGAACAATCAGGAAATCGTACGCTTATTGCTTATGTAAAAGCTTCTTTGGCTTCTAGTTTAGAATTTAAAACTCGAAATACGCTATTATCTTTTAATGATAAAAAAATAAATGCAAAACCATTTTTATTATTCATTTCTAATTCTAATGAAATGGGCTATAATATGAGCTTAACGCCAAAAGCCAGTCTTAATGATGGTTGGTTGGATTTAATTATTGTTCCTAAATTATCATTTATCAAAAAGATGGCTTTAGGTTATCATGTATTGCGTAATAGTGTTGAGAAATTTAAAAAAGCAGAACATGCATTGATTCAAAATCTTGATATTGAAGTTCCAGATGTTACTCAGCTGGATGCTCAAATAGATGGAGAATCGCACGTATTGAATACAAATAAAATTAATATATCCATTATTAAAAATGGACTTACCGTTATTACAGATTAA
- a CDS encoding DUF1963 domain-containing protein codes for MTNVELIKSELAKKATTFITGGFKPTNSISESWIGRVYLYAENEEIPKDTNGNLMLPLIQLCLDGLPFVPSALSQTKVITVFIAADLPADLTENGNNWLIREYKNTDELVVKDLRNEGSYLKEFPLQPQIITADYPVWDGGGIPEEIEDRIIELEDSGEIEDYYDIVENNYGHKVGGYPTFCQSGVFFGDDFEFLIQISTDEKANLNIVDSGTIFLAKNSKTNEWKYYCDFY; via the coding sequence ATGACCAACGTAGAATTAATAAAGAGCGAGCTTGCTAAAAAAGCTACTACATTTATTACAGGAGGATTTAAACCAACAAATTCAATTTCTGAAAGCTGGATTGGACGTGTTTATCTCTACGCAGAAAATGAAGAAATTCCAAAAGATACTAATGGCAATTTAATGTTACCTCTAATACAGCTTTGTTTAGATGGACTTCCTTTTGTTCCAAGTGCTTTATCTCAAACAAAAGTAATTACAGTTTTTATAGCTGCCGATTTGCCAGCAGATTTAACAGAGAATGGTAATAACTGGTTAATTAGAGAGTATAAGAATACAGACGAATTGGTTGTAAAAGATTTGAGAAATGAAGGTTCATATTTAAAAGAATTCCCATTGCAACCGCAAATTATAACTGCAGATTATCCAGTTTGGGATGGTGGCGGAATACCTGAAGAAATAGAAGATAGAATTATAGAACTTGAAGATTCAGGTGAAATAGAAGACTATTATGATATAGTCGAAAACAACTATGGACACAAAGTAGGAGGTTATCCAACATTTTGTCAATCGGGAGTGTTTTTTGGAGATGATTTTGAGTTTTTGATACAAATTTCTACAGACGAAAAAGCAAATTTGAATATTGTAGATAGCGGTACTATTTTTTTAGCTAAAAACTCAAAAACGAATGAATGGAAATACTATTGTGATTTTTATTAG
- a CDS encoding AraC family transcriptional regulator, protein MKNYIDYFYILKKSPDSENVRYYTFPYVNSIVSINQYPEFIFENNKLTVGKNSNNPLLATLICGYTKPIEINIPGYIHEITISFKPLGINAFLEKNLNFYTGKSFSYFNPFNDFTASMSEIMNTTLGEEKIKKLEQYLISKFKGFSHPFLGSMLADMQHTEGNYTIKNLADKYKISRKTLCKHFEIHIGKTPSELRKIIRFRQAMHQQMNDRAKINFSDITYQLDFFDQSHLIKDFKSITGFTPKTFFNKITSHEDGIINWLYI, encoded by the coding sequence TTGAAAAATTATATCGATTATTTTTATATTCTCAAAAAATCTCCTGATTCTGAAAACGTACGTTACTATACTTTTCCTTATGTAAATTCTATAGTCTCTATTAATCAATATCCGGAGTTCATATTTGAAAACAACAAACTAACCGTCGGAAAAAACAGTAACAATCCTTTACTTGCTACCTTAATATGCGGTTATACGAAACCTATCGAAATTAATATTCCGGGATATATTCATGAAATAACCATTAGCTTTAAACCATTAGGAATAAATGCTTTTTTAGAAAAAAACCTAAACTTTTATACGGGAAAATCTTTTTCTTACTTTAATCCTTTTAATGATTTTACTGCATCTATGTCGGAAATCATGAATACTACTTTGGGAGAAGAGAAAATAAAAAAATTAGAGCAATACCTCATCAGTAAATTTAAAGGGTTCAGTCACCCTTTTTTAGGTTCTATGCTTGCAGACATGCAACACACTGAAGGTAATTATACAATTAAAAACCTTGCCGATAAATATAAAATTAGCCGTAAAACATTGTGTAAACATTTTGAAATACATATTGGAAAAACGCCTTCTGAACTTCGAAAAATTATTAGGTTTCGCCAAGCCATGCATCAACAAATGAATGATCGCGCGAAGATTAATTTTTCAGATATTACCTATCAGCTTGATTTCTTTGACCAATCACATCTCATCAAAGATTTTAAATCAATAACAGGTTTTACACCAAAAACTTTCTTCAATAAAATAACCTCTCATGAAGATGGAATTATTAATTGGTTGTATATATAA
- a CDS encoding phosphatase PAP2 family protein — protein sequence MLKIILFSLLSVLTLKAQDTVKDTVAVKNDTVQNLKFNYKQLIIPGVLIGYGLIGLESDQLKGFNSQIHNEVKEDIDKKITIDDFSQYAPAVSVYALNGFGVEGKNNLKDRTIILGTSYVIMTATILGLKSITKVERPDGSSNNSFPSGHTATAFAGAEFLYQEYKDKSIWYGIAGYAIATGTGVFRMVNDRHWLTDVAAGAGIGIMSTKIAYWISPYVTKKIFGEKEKNVSSVITPFYNGKQIGFGFAMAF from the coding sequence ATGCTAAAAATCATTCTATTTTCATTGTTGAGCGTTCTAACTCTTAAAGCTCAAGATACTGTAAAAGATACTGTAGCTGTAAAAAACGATACGGTACAGAATTTGAAATTCAATTACAAACAGCTTATTATTCCAGGCGTTTTAATTGGTTATGGACTTATAGGCCTTGAAAGCGATCAGTTAAAAGGATTTAATTCACAAATTCATAATGAAGTAAAAGAGGATATTGATAAGAAAATAACCATTGATGATTTTTCGCAATATGCTCCGGCAGTTTCTGTTTATGCTTTGAATGGATTTGGTGTTGAAGGAAAGAATAATTTAAAAGACAGAACTATAATATTGGGTACGTCTTATGTAATTATGACGGCTACAATATTAGGCCTTAAATCTATTACCAAAGTCGAAAGACCAGATGGGAGCTCTAACAATTCATTTCCTTCGGGACATACTGCAACAGCTTTTGCAGGAGCCGAATTCCTGTATCAGGAGTACAAAGACAAATCGATATGGTATGGTATTGCAGGTTATGCCATTGCTACAGGAACAGGAGTTTTTAGGATGGTTAATGACCGACATTGGCTCACTGATGTTGCAGCAGGAGCAGGGATCGGGATAATGAGCACAAAAATTGCTTATTGGATTAGTCCTTATGTTACTAAGAAGATTTTTGGTGAGAAAGAGAAAAATGTTTCTTCGGTAATAACTCCTTTTTATAATGGCAAACAAATAGGATTTGGGTTTGCAATGGCATTTTAA
- a CDS encoding DUF2199 domain-containing protein — protein MKLIPFLNTETNKTAYKCECCDVIYNDLPLCFGSGYPEYYFSIPPEEREQRIQLDESLCVIDDKYFFHRGRLTIPIIDHYEDLAFDIWTSISAENFETRINLWEDENRTKQEPYFGWLQTMVPNYGETLSLKTIAIEQELGFIPEIKCIEENHPLTIDQENGITYERAIEMVENILRESHNL, from the coding sequence TTGAAATTAATTCCTTTTTTAAATACCGAAACAAACAAAACAGCCTATAAATGCGAATGTTGTGATGTAATTTATAATGACCTTCCGCTTTGTTTTGGCTCTGGTTATCCCGAATATTATTTCTCAATTCCTCCTGAAGAAAGAGAACAAAGAATTCAACTTGATGAAAGTTTATGTGTTATCGATGATAAATACTTTTTTCATCGTGGCAGATTGACAATTCCTATCATTGACCATTATGAAGATTTAGCTTTTGATATTTGGACATCTATTAGTGCTGAGAATTTTGAAACTAGAATTAATTTGTGGGAAGATGAAAACCGCACCAAACAAGAGCCTTATTTTGGCTGGTTACAGACTATGGTTCCTAATTACGGAGAAACACTAAGTTTAAAAACAATTGCTATCGAACAAGAACTTGGATTTATTCCTGAGATTAAATGTATCGAAGAAAATCATCCATTAACAATTGATCAGGAAAACGGAATAACATATGAAAGAGCAATAGAAATGGTTGAAAATATATTGAGAGAATCACATAATCTATAG
- a CDS encoding TQO small subunit DoxD, which yields MKNIHTNQSYNLAGLFTLSIRLVIGWTYFSAFWRRLILENKLIQDEAGYIGEKFNHFLPNALGIKPIIEYLVTNPEALWWSMVSFTIIEAIVGLLIMLGFFTRLMSFGVFNLAMGILLGSGWIGTTCLDEWQIGVLGIACGFTLFLSGSGSYSLDNYFMNKNYGFTKTKWFSWLGSGPLSIPKLKPIVLVGSLLILALTLFTNQYFHGGVFGKLHNKSVKPKVEISDATIKNNALQFQIYRTEGVDVYGSFLIGIQLKNEQGEIILDLKGEDLAKFPKKDIANKYVTKVKPGKHSLIIPLGAKAILNFDLTNYHLQKNTNYTIILTDISGTEWTSKVTN from the coding sequence ATGAAAAATATTCATACGAATCAGTCATATAATTTGGCTGGTCTTTTTACGCTTTCTATTAGGCTTGTTATTGGTTGGACATACTTTTCTGCGTTTTGGAGAAGGCTTATTCTCGAGAACAAACTAATCCAAGATGAAGCAGGATATATTGGTGAAAAATTCAATCATTTCCTTCCCAATGCTTTAGGAATAAAACCCATAATCGAATATTTAGTTACAAATCCCGAAGCGCTCTGGTGGTCTATGGTTAGTTTCACCATTATCGAAGCTATTGTAGGATTACTAATTATGTTAGGATTCTTTACCCGATTAATGAGCTTTGGAGTATTTAATTTAGCCATGGGAATTTTATTAGGTTCTGGCTGGATTGGTACCACTTGCTTAGACGAATGGCAAATTGGAGTTTTAGGAATTGCTTGTGGATTTACTCTCTTTTTAAGCGGAAGCGGTTCTTATTCTCTAGACAATTACTTCATGAATAAAAATTATGGTTTCACTAAAACAAAATGGTTCTCATGGCTTGGTTCAGGACCACTTTCTATTCCTAAGCTTAAACCAATTGTTCTAGTTGGATCATTACTAATATTAGCACTTACATTATTTACGAATCAATACTTTCACGGTGGCGTATTTGGAAAATTGCATAACAAATCGGTAAAGCCTAAAGTAGAAATTAGCGATGCAACTATAAAAAATAATGCCTTACAATTTCAAATATATCGTACAGAAGGTGTTGATGTTTATGGTTCGTTTTTAATTGGAATTCAGCTAAAGAATGAACAAGGAGAAATTATCTTGGATTTAAAAGGAGAAGATTTGGCTAAATTTCCTAAAAAAGACATAGCCAACAAATACGTTACAAAAGTAAAACCTGGTAAACACAGTTTGATAATTCCGCTTGGCGCAAAAGCAATTCTGAATTTTGATTTAACGAATTATCATTTGCAAAAAAACACTAATTATACTATAATCCTCACCGACATTAGCGGAACAGAATGGACTAGTAAAGTGACTAATTAA
- a CDS encoding VOC family protein, translating into MVKFGYTILYVNDVSKSISFYENAFGFTRKFITPENDYGELSTGETTISFASKELANSNLKKGFIESDLTNKPFATELGFITDNVEEVLVKSKEAGAAILQEAKQKPWGQTVAYIRDIDGFLIEICTPMG; encoded by the coding sequence ATGGTAAAATTCGGTTATACAATATTATATGTTAACGATGTAAGTAAATCAATTTCATTTTATGAAAATGCCTTTGGTTTTACGAGAAAATTTATAACTCCCGAAAATGATTACGGAGAACTTAGTACTGGGGAAACTACAATTTCATTTGCATCAAAAGAATTAGCTAATTCTAATTTAAAAAAAGGTTTTATAGAAAGTGATTTAACCAATAAACCTTTTGCTACCGAATTGGGTTTTATAACCGATAATGTAGAAGAAGTACTTGTAAAATCTAAAGAAGCTGGCGCTGCCATTTTGCAAGAAGCAAAGCAAAAACCTTGGGGACAAACGGTTGCTTATATAAGAGATATTGATGGGTTTTTAATCGAGATTTGTACTCCGATGGGGTAA
- a CDS encoding DUF4328 domain-containing protein, translated as MEELRPNEQRAKNAMLLIWIVLSINIVSLISNFLQYNLLHTVANGGFITPDEANANDSTQQIILIIYLIFFIISGVTFIQWFRRAYYNLHLKVDNLSHSEGWAAGCWFVPIISLYRPLQIMKELYNDSDFYLSKKE; from the coding sequence ATGGAAGAATTAAGACCTAATGAGCAAAGGGCAAAAAATGCAATGTTATTAATATGGATTGTTTTATCAATTAATATTGTTTCATTAATTTCAAACTTTCTACAATACAATTTACTTCATACTGTAGCAAATGGAGGTTTTATAACTCCAGATGAAGCAAATGCAAATGATAGCACCCAACAAATTATTCTAATCATTTACTTGATTTTTTTCATTATTTCTGGAGTCACTTTTATACAATGGTTTAGACGTGCTTATTATAATCTTCATTTAAAAGTTGACAACTTATCACATAGCGAAGGCTGGGCAGCAGGATGTTGGTTTGTTCCAATTATATCTCTATATAGACCGCTACAAATAATGAAAGAACTATATAATGATAGCGATTTTTACTTATCTAAAAAGGAATAA
- a CDS encoding DUF4328 domain-containing protein yields MTLWWTLWIINNVLGQIIYRYTADATSIDQLTTSTILNIIDKVIEIPLALITIKIIKDYSQIEPLLIETEESKKQLEPTPILVESN; encoded by the coding sequence TTGACTCTATGGTGGACACTCTGGATTATTAATAATGTCCTAGGACAAATCATTTATAGATATACCGCAGATGCAACATCTATAGATCAATTAACTACAAGTACAATTCTGAATATTATAGATAAAGTTATCGAAATACCATTGGCTTTAATTACTATAAAAATTATCAAAGATTATTCTCAAATTGAGCCATTATTGATTGAAACTGAAGAGAGTAAAAAACAGCTAGAACCAACACCCATTTTGGTAGAGTCAAATTAG
- a CDS encoding DUF1634 domain-containing protein, translating into MTHEKFGEKDFQSIIGNLLRYGVWISLSVAFIGGIIYLMNHGGDIEDYSVFKENDRNIFEVIKAIYNGVIQGNGESIIFFGVILLFLTPVLRVLLSLFSFLLEKDYLYVVITLIVIFIILVSVSLGFSH; encoded by the coding sequence ATGACACACGAAAAATTTGGAGAAAAAGATTTTCAATCCATTATAGGGAACTTATTGCGTTACGGAGTATGGATTTCATTATCAGTAGCTTTTATTGGTGGAATTATTTATTTAATGAATCATGGCGGTGATATCGAAGACTATTCGGTATTTAAAGAAAATGACAGAAACATCTTTGAAGTAATTAAAGCGATTTATAACGGAGTTATTCAAGGTAATGGTGAATCAATAATCTTTTTTGGAGTAATACTACTTTTTCTTACTCCAGTATTACGTGTATTATTATCACTATTCTCTTTTTTATTAGAGAAAGATTATTTGTACGTAGTAATTACTCTAATTGTAATTTTTATTATTCTGGTAAGTGTTTCTTTAGGATTTTCTCATTGA
- a CDS encoding sulfite exporter TauE/SafE family protein: protein MTVLTFTLIMLFGAFLAGFIGSLSGLGGGIIIIPLLTVVLGVDIHYAIGAALVSVIATSSGSAAAYVREGITNMRLGIFLEIATTIGAVGGALLSTIAPTSFIAVLFGLTLIFSAINSLRKKEEHIVLESSPLAKKLKLQGTYPAHDGEVISYGTKNVVGGFSMMGIAGMMSGLLGIGSGAFKVIAMDNIMRIPFKVSTTTSNFMMGVTAMASSVIYIQKGYIEPGICMPVVIGVLFGAMAGAKLLVKTNPKKLRIFFACLIFVLAINMIYNGLNGKI from the coding sequence ATGACAGTACTTACATTTACTTTGATTATGCTTTTTGGTGCTTTTTTAGCAGGTTTTATAGGCTCATTATCAGGTTTAGGCGGAGGAATAATCATTATACCATTATTAACAGTTGTTTTAGGAGTCGATATCCATTATGCGATTGGAGCTGCTCTGGTATCGGTAATTGCAACTTCATCGGGTTCTGCTGCTGCGTATGTTAGAGAGGGAATTACCAATATGCGTTTGGGAATTTTTCTTGAGATTGCAACTACTATTGGTGCTGTTGGCGGGGCACTACTTTCTACAATTGCACCAACATCTTTTATTGCTGTTTTATTTGGACTCACATTAATTTTTTCGGCTATTAATTCATTACGAAAAAAGGAAGAGCATATTGTTTTAGAGTCAAGTCCATTGGCTAAAAAACTGAAATTGCAAGGAACTTATCCTGCACATGATGGAGAAGTGATTAGCTATGGAACAAAAAATGTTGTGGGAGGATTTAGTATGATGGGAATTGCTGGTATGATGTCAGGATTATTAGGAATAGGCTCTGGTGCTTTTAAAGTAATTGCAATGGATAATATCATGCGAATTCCGTTTAAGGTTTCTACCACAACCAGTAATTTTATGATGGGAGTTACAGCAATGGCGAGTTCTGTAATTTATATCCAAAAGGGGTATATCGAACCAGGAATATGTATGCCTGTAGTTATAGGCGTATTATTTGGAGCTATGGCTGGAGCCAAATTATTAGTTAAAACAAATCCTAAAAAGCTTCGTATCTTTTTTGCCTGTCTTATTTTTGTGCTTGCAATAAATATGATTTATAATGGACTTAATGGAAAAATCTAA
- a CDS encoding response regulator transcription factor translates to MNVLLIEDDKRISEFIVKGLEENNFTVHLAETGEIARDLLQENTWDIILMDIMLPGIDGIQLTKLMRFKKIHTPILMLSALSNTDDKVNALDSGADDYLVKPFHFQELISRVNALTRRTKFNYNKVETLYTCGSLTINPEEHKVTENNQPIDLSPREYKLLLFLLENRNKVMSRTQILNAVWGINYDNNTNVVDVYISYLRNKIEQNHKFIHTIKGTGYMIKE, encoded by the coding sequence ATGAATGTTTTACTCATCGAGGACGATAAACGCATAAGCGAATTTATAGTAAAGGGTCTGGAAGAAAATAACTTCACAGTGCATTTAGCAGAAACTGGTGAAATTGCCAGAGACTTACTTCAGGAAAACACTTGGGATATTATCTTAATGGATATTATGCTTCCGGGCATTGATGGTATTCAGTTAACCAAATTAATGCGTTTTAAAAAAATCCATACTCCCATATTGATGCTTAGTGCACTTAGTAATACCGATGATAAAGTGAATGCTTTAGATTCTGGAGCCGATGATTATCTTGTGAAGCCTTTTCATTTTCAGGAGCTAATTTCCAGAGTCAATGCATTAACCCGAAGAACAAAATTTAATTATAACAAGGTCGAAACATTATACACCTGCGGGAGCTTAACAATAAACCCTGAAGAACATAAAGTTACCGAGAACAATCAACCAATTGATTTATCGCCAAGAGAATATAAACTGCTATTGTTTTTATTAGAAAACAGAAATAAAGTAATGTCAAGAACCCAAATATTAAATGCCGTTTGGGGAATTAATTATGATAATAATACCAATGTGGTTGATGTTTATATTTCTTACTTAAGAAACAAAATAGAACAAAACCATAAATTTATCCATACCATAAAAGGAACAGGATATATGATTAAAGAATAG